The proteins below come from a single Streptomyces tubercidicus genomic window:
- a CDS encoding phosphoribosyltransferase family protein has translation MLFTDRADAGHRLAEALQHLEGEDPVVLGLPRGGVPVAFQVARALKAPLDVIVVRKLGVPYQRELGFGAIGEGGVRVISDDIVRRGRLGQADLASVEHAEAAELARQAERFRAGRPRLSLEGRTAIVVDDGIATGATAAAACQVVRAQGAARVVLAVPVAPPDAAERLRTTTDEYVCLSTPFAFSAVGEWYRDFSQTPDDEVVALLAEAAARSGSGAAGSGSGKAGSEAEGSGPAGSGPGAEAAADKDVAEAVAIAEEVTIDAAGVRLAGDLSLPAGARAVVMFAHGSGSSRHSPRNRLVAAALNEAGLGTLLFDLLTPAEEAHRSNVFDIATLAERLTDATGWLRDRTAVPVGYFGASTGAAAALRAAAAPGAQVGAVVSRGGRPDLAEPLLHAVRAPTLLIVGGNDTLVIDLNQQAEAAMRCATRLDIIPGATHLFEEHGALQQVADLARDWFLSHLVKEA, from the coding sequence GTGCTGTTCACCGACCGCGCGGATGCGGGGCACCGCCTCGCCGAAGCGCTACAGCACCTGGAGGGGGAAGATCCCGTCGTACTGGGCCTGCCTCGTGGCGGGGTCCCGGTGGCCTTCCAAGTGGCGCGGGCGCTCAAGGCTCCGCTCGATGTGATCGTGGTCCGCAAACTGGGCGTCCCGTACCAGCGTGAGCTGGGTTTCGGTGCCATCGGCGAGGGCGGCGTGCGGGTGATCAGCGACGACATCGTCCGCCGCGGCCGGCTCGGACAGGCGGATCTGGCCTCCGTGGAGCATGCCGAGGCGGCGGAACTCGCCCGTCAGGCGGAGCGTTTCCGTGCCGGGCGGCCGCGGCTCTCCCTGGAGGGCCGGACGGCGATCGTGGTGGACGACGGGATCGCCACCGGCGCCACCGCGGCGGCCGCCTGCCAGGTGGTCCGCGCACAGGGCGCGGCCCGTGTGGTGCTCGCCGTACCCGTGGCGCCTCCGGACGCGGCCGAGCGGCTGCGCACCACGACCGATGAATACGTCTGTCTCTCCACCCCGTTCGCCTTCTCCGCCGTCGGCGAGTGGTACCGGGACTTCTCCCAGACACCCGACGACGAGGTCGTCGCGTTGCTGGCCGAGGCGGCTGCCAGGTCCGGGTCCGGGGCGGCAGGGTCCGGGTCCGGGAAGGCGGGATCCGAGGCGGAGGGGTCGGGGCCGGCGGGGTCCGGGCCGGGTGCGGAGGCAGCGGCGGACAAGGACGTGGCGGAGGCGGTGGCCATCGCGGAAGAGGTGACCATCGACGCCGCAGGGGTCCGGCTGGCCGGGGATCTCAGTCTGCCGGCGGGCGCCCGCGCGGTCGTGATGTTCGCGCACGGCTCGGGCAGCAGCCGGCACAGCCCGCGCAACCGGCTGGTCGCCGCGGCTCTGAACGAGGCCGGGCTGGGCACCCTGCTCTTCGACCTGCTCACCCCTGCCGAGGAAGCCCACCGGTCGAACGTCTTCGACATCGCCACCCTCGCCGAGCGGCTGACCGACGCCACCGGCTGGCTGCGCGACCGCACGGCCGTGCCGGTCGGCTACTTCGGCGCGAGCACCGGTGCCGCGGCGGCGCTACGGGCCGCCGCGGCACCCGGCGCGCAGGTCGGTGCCGTCGTCTCCCGTGGCGGCCGCCCCGACCTCGCCGAACCGTTGCTGCACGCGGTACGGGCGCCGACCCTGCTCATCGTGGGCGGCAACGACACCCTGGTGATCGACCTCAACCAGCAGGCGGAGGCGGCGATGCGCTGCGCGACCCGCCTGGACATCATTCCCGGCGCCACCCATCTCTTCGAGGAGCACGGCGCCCTCCAACAGGTCGCCGACCTCGCCCGGGACTGGTTCCTCAGCCACTTGGTGAAGGAGGCGTAG
- a CDS encoding HAD-IIA family hydrolase: MEGIGAVLIDIDGVLTVSWKALPGAVAAMERLRAAGLPLLLVTNTTSRTRAGVAGRLAREGFLVGVDDILTAPAATAAYLRAHHPDARCLLINSGEVRADLEGVELVEEGAGAAGGAAPDVVVFGGAGEEFSYPALNAAFRHLQRGARLVAMHRNLYWRTADGFDLDTGAFLPGLERAAGVEAVVTGKPAEAFFATALAHLGAPASETLMVGDDIESDVLAAQRCGLTGVLVKTGKYLPETHRAATGTPDRVLDSFADLPDLLGLPGP, from the coding sequence ATGGAAGGAATCGGAGCGGTTCTGATCGATATCGACGGTGTGCTCACCGTGTCCTGGAAGGCGCTGCCCGGTGCGGTCGCGGCCATGGAGCGGCTGCGCGCGGCCGGACTCCCACTGCTGCTGGTCACCAACACCACCTCGCGAACCCGCGCCGGGGTCGCCGGGCGGCTGGCCCGGGAGGGCTTCCTCGTCGGCGTCGACGACATTCTGACCGCGCCCGCCGCCACCGCAGCCTACCTGCGCGCACACCATCCGGACGCGCGCTGTCTGCTGATCAACAGCGGTGAGGTCCGGGCGGATCTGGAGGGGGTGGAGCTCGTCGAGGAGGGGGCTGGAGCGGCGGGCGGGGCGGCGCCGGATGTGGTGGTTTTCGGCGGTGCGGGCGAGGAATTCAGCTATCCGGCCCTCAACGCCGCCTTTCGCCATCTGCAGCGCGGCGCCCGCCTGGTCGCCATGCACCGCAATCTGTACTGGCGTACGGCGGACGGGTTCGACCTCGACACCGGGGCCTTTCTGCCGGGCCTGGAACGGGCCGCCGGTGTCGAGGCGGTGGTCACCGGCAAACCGGCCGAGGCGTTCTTCGCCACCGCGCTGGCGCACCTCGGCGCCCCGGCGTCGGAAACCCTGATGGTGGGCGACGACATCGAGTCCGATGTGCTGGCGGCCCAGCGCTGCGGGCTCACCGGGGTGCTCGTCAAGACCGGCAAATATCTGCCGGAAACCCATCGCGCGGCCACCGGGACCCCGGACCGGGTGCTCGATTCCTTCGCCGATCTGCCGGACCTGCTCGGGCTGCCCGGCCCGTAG
- a CDS encoding NUDIX domain-containing protein — MAGKRSAGLLLYRGTADGFEVLLAHMGGPLWERRDAGAWSVPKGEYVPPEEAWDAARREFEEELGLPPPEGRFLPLGEARQSGGKVVTVWAVESDLDPGRVVPGTFEMEWPRGSGVLRTFPEIDRVSWCGPQEARIRMVTGQRVFLERLAVRLASGD; from the coding sequence ATGGCCGGGAAGCGCAGCGCCGGACTGCTGCTGTACCGGGGCACGGCGGACGGGTTCGAGGTGCTGCTGGCGCATATGGGCGGGCCGTTGTGGGAGCGGCGGGACGCGGGGGCGTGGTCGGTGCCCAAGGGCGAGTACGTACCGCCGGAGGAGGCGTGGGACGCGGCCCGGCGGGAGTTCGAGGAGGAGCTGGGCCTGCCGCCGCCGGAAGGGCGGTTTCTCCCGCTGGGCGAGGCCCGCCAGTCGGGCGGCAAGGTGGTGACGGTCTGGGCCGTCGAGAGCGATCTCGATCCCGGGCGGGTGGTGCCCGGCACCTTCGAGATGGAGTGGCCGCGCGGATCCGGGGTGCTCCGCACCTTCCCCGAGATCGACCGGGTGTCCTGGTGCGGCCCGCAGGAGGCGCGCATACGGATGGTGACGGGCCAGCGGGTGTTCCTGGAGCGGCTGGCGGTACGGCTCGCGAGCGGGGACTGA
- a CDS encoding nucleoside deaminase, with translation MEDKELLAEAVRLATESVENGWGGPFGAVLTRNGEILARGQNRVLLTGDPTAHAEMETIRKAIQILNPEAPSIAVERQNESTLAYVPRPEGSPDPVPERARMLQGCSIYISGAPCPMCMSAIYWSRIDAVYYSCDLDDTARIGFDDTFQYEDFQRPLDERRIKIAQIYPELGAHAYAAWTNRPDKHPY, from the coding sequence ATGGAAGACAAAGAACTCCTCGCAGAGGCCGTACGGCTGGCCACGGAATCCGTGGAGAACGGCTGGGGCGGCCCGTTCGGCGCGGTGCTCACCCGCAATGGGGAGATCCTGGCGCGTGGGCAGAACCGCGTTCTGCTGACCGGCGATCCCACCGCCCACGCCGAGATGGAGACGATCCGGAAAGCCATCCAGATCCTCAACCCTGAGGCGCCGTCAATCGCCGTGGAGCGCCAGAACGAGAGCACACTGGCGTACGTCCCCCGCCCCGAGGGGTCACCGGACCCGGTGCCCGAGCGCGCCCGGATGCTCCAGGGCTGCTCGATCTACATCAGCGGCGCGCCCTGCCCGATGTGCATGAGCGCCATCTACTGGTCACGGATCGACGCGGTGTACTACAGCTGCGACCTGGACGACACCGCGCGGATCGGCTTCGACGACACCTTCCAGTACGAGGACTTCCAGCGGCCGCTCGACGAGCGCCGGATCAAGATCGCGCAGATCTACCCCGAGCTGGGCGCCCATGCGTATGCGGCATGGACCAACCGGCCGGACAAGCATCCGTACTGA
- a CDS encoding antibiotic biosynthesis monooxygenase — MSSRASRDSMAVNATVVTSQKVRAGRADEYQRWQDRMNQAAREFEGFVGAEVYPPGAGEVNEWVTVFRFSTMDYLTAWLGSDHRQELLDDARELFESPPKQDVLQGGSAAAPEAVTAVISHEVRPGCEEGFLNWQQKTLREQEKAPGFMGSELFEPVAGVQENWVVVFRFESRANLDDWLASDVRKELLEEGRNYFTAYDVRKVGSSFSGWFRFDHGRDRSAPPNWKQAMTVLLALYPTVMVLNLTVGYGLEKLGIREYIGLFLSNVLSVSALTWLLMPMVNRAFAFWLVPARVRTRRVQLMGIALVMVCYVVFIGVFGLITGQIW; from the coding sequence GTGAGTTCCCGTGCAAGCCGTGACTCCATGGCCGTCAATGCCACCGTCGTGACCTCGCAAAAGGTGCGCGCGGGCCGGGCCGATGAGTATCAGCGCTGGCAGGACCGGATGAATCAGGCGGCTCGTGAATTCGAGGGTTTTGTGGGCGCCGAGGTATATCCGCCAGGCGCAGGTGAAGTCAATGAATGGGTCACGGTATTCCGCTTTTCCACCATGGACTATTTGACCGCATGGCTGGGTTCGGACCACCGGCAGGAGTTGCTGGACGACGCGCGCGAACTCTTCGAAAGCCCCCCGAAGCAGGATGTGCTCCAGGGCGGCAGCGCCGCGGCTCCGGAGGCGGTCACGGCCGTGATCTCCCATGAGGTCAGGCCGGGCTGCGAAGAGGGATTTCTGAACTGGCAGCAGAAGACGCTCCGGGAGCAGGAGAAGGCGCCGGGCTTCATGGGGTCCGAGCTGTTCGAGCCGGTGGCGGGCGTACAGGAGAACTGGGTGGTCGTCTTCCGGTTCGAGTCGCGTGCGAATCTCGACGACTGGCTCGCCTCCGACGTACGCAAGGAGCTGTTGGAGGAGGGGCGCAACTACTTCACCGCCTACGACGTGCGCAAGGTCGGTTCGTCGTTCAGCGGCTGGTTCCGCTTCGACCACGGGCGGGACCGCAGCGCGCCGCCCAACTGGAAACAGGCCATGACCGTGCTGCTGGCGCTCTATCCGACGGTGATGGTGCTCAACCTGACCGTCGGATACGGACTGGAGAAACTCGGAATCCGGGAGTACATCGGCCTGTTCCTCTCCAATGTGCTGAGCGTCAGTGCGCTGACCTGGCTGCTGATGCCTATGGTGAACAGGGCGTTCGCCTTCTGGCTGGTGCCCGCGCGGGTCCGCACCCGCCGGGTGCAGCTGATGGGTATCGCGTTGGTGATGGTCTGTTACGTGGTCTTCATCGGCGTCTTCGGCCTGATCACCGGCCAGATCTGGTGA
- a CDS encoding ATP-dependent DNA ligase, with the protein MLLAQLAQVSGEVAATPARSRKIALLAGLFRAAAPEDVPVVIPYLAGRLPQGRIGIGWSVLREPVPAADRATLTVRDVDTALSALARVSGAGAQEERRGLVRELLAAATAEEQRFLTGLLTGEVRQGALDAIAAEGLAAATEVPAADVRRAVMLAGSLPDVARALLAGGPAALAEFRLTVGRPVGPMLAHSAKTVAEAIDRLGACAVEEKLDGIRIQVHRDGPDVRIHTRTLDEVTDRLPEVTAVARDLPATRFILDGEVIALDGAGRPVPFQRVAGRFGSRVDVSAAQAALPLSPVFFDVLSVDGRDLLELPGAQRHTELARLVPEPLRVRRQVVGDPADAAARAAAEEFWAATLRRGHEGVVVKALDAPYSAGRRGAAWLKVKPVHTLDLVVLAAEWGHGRRTGKLSNLHLGARSPDGGFVMLGKTFKGLTDATLGWQTERLQQLAVADNGHVVTVRPELVVEIAYDGLQTSSRYPAGVTLRFARVVRYREDKTAAEADTVETVLTAHDSGEP; encoded by the coding sequence ATGCTGCTGGCGCAACTCGCACAGGTGTCGGGGGAGGTCGCCGCGACACCGGCGCGTTCGCGGAAGATCGCGCTGCTGGCCGGGCTGTTCCGGGCCGCGGCGCCGGAGGACGTCCCGGTGGTCATCCCGTACCTCGCCGGACGGCTGCCCCAGGGGCGGATCGGCATCGGCTGGAGCGTGCTGCGGGAACCGGTGCCGGCCGCCGACCGCGCCACGCTGACCGTACGGGACGTGGATACCGCGCTGTCCGCCCTGGCCCGGGTCTCCGGGGCCGGGGCGCAAGAGGAGCGGCGCGGACTCGTCCGGGAGCTGCTGGCGGCGGCGACGGCGGAGGAGCAGCGGTTTCTGACCGGCCTGCTCACCGGCGAGGTACGGCAGGGCGCGCTGGACGCCATCGCGGCCGAAGGGCTCGCCGCCGCCACCGAGGTGCCCGCGGCGGACGTACGGCGCGCCGTGATGCTGGCGGGATCGCTGCCGGACGTGGCACGGGCGCTGCTCGCCGGCGGGCCGGCCGCGCTCGCGGAGTTCCGGCTCACCGTCGGCCGCCCCGTCGGGCCGATGCTGGCGCACAGCGCCAAGACGGTGGCCGAGGCGATCGACCGGCTCGGCGCCTGTGCCGTGGAAGAGAAGCTCGACGGCATCCGCATCCAGGTCCACCGCGACGGGCCGGACGTCCGGATCCACACCCGCACCCTGGACGAGGTCACCGACCGGCTCCCCGAGGTCACCGCGGTCGCCCGGGACCTGCCGGCCACCCGCTTCATCCTCGACGGCGAGGTGATCGCCCTGGACGGTGCGGGCCGGCCGGTGCCGTTCCAGCGGGTCGCCGGACGGTTCGGCTCACGGGTGGACGTCTCCGCTGCGCAGGCCGCGCTGCCGCTGTCCCCGGTCTTCTTCGACGTGCTGTCGGTCGACGGCCGCGACCTGCTGGAACTCCCCGGCGCACAGCGGCATACGGAGCTGGCCCGGCTGGTTCCCGAGCCGCTGCGGGTGCGCCGCCAGGTGGTCGGCGACCCGGCCGATGCCGCCGCCCGCGCCGCCGCCGAGGAGTTCTGGGCCGCGACCCTGCGCCGGGGCCATGAGGGCGTCGTGGTCAAGGCGCTGGACGCCCCCTACAGCGCGGGCCGCCGCGGCGCCGCCTGGCTGAAGGTCAAACCCGTACACACCCTGGATCTGGTGGTGCTGGCCGCGGAGTGGGGTCACGGCCGGCGCACCGGGAAGCTGTCCAACCTCCACCTCGGGGCGCGGTCTCCGGACGGCGGCTTCGTCATGCTGGGCAAGACGTTCAAGGGGCTCACCGATGCCACCCTCGGCTGGCAGACCGAGCGGCTGCAGCAGCTCGCGGTGGCGGACAACGGCCATGTCGTGACGGTGCGTCCGGAACTCGTGGTCGAGATCGCCTACGACGGGCTGCAGACCTCCTCGCGCTACCCGGCGGGGGTGACCCTGCGCTTCGCGCGCGTGGTGCGCTACCGGGAGGACAAGACCGCGGCCGAGGCGGACACCGTCGAGACGGTGCTCACCGCGCACGACAGCGGGGAACCGTGA
- a CDS encoding FAD-binding oxidoreductase: MRPRAPGVAAAIEGTLIRRGDPGYEGARTGAVWNEATPPRCPDAIVRAATEADVVHAVAWARAQGLRVSMRSGGHNWSGSPLRDGGLLLDLSGLRQCGITPAHGTGPATATVGPGATGQDLVAALTPHDLAFPVGHCPTVAVGGFLLSGGLGWNSRAWGASCADVREIRAVTADGRTVTCSDTEYPDLFWAARGAGPGFCAAVTGFRLALHPHPAAIMTAGLTFPLAEVTRVTDWAEPLARRLPPYVETAFVLASSGPATADAPRGPRITVAATAFAATEHEARQALEPFADCPFGACAVTRTPPTPVSFAALHEGAAAVWPPAHRYAADTLWSPESYTTQLTRIADAVAHAPSGKSLVLSPVQPVSQEPALLRNMAFAPLGASYLVCYAIWDDPAGDRDNARWLRDAMAAADPQGDGCHYIAETDLKADPARARRSYAPATWDRLQEIKAQWDLENLFHSYLAP, encoded by the coding sequence ATGCGCCCACGGGCACCGGGAGTTGCGGCGGCCATCGAGGGCACGCTGATCCGGCGGGGTGACCCCGGCTACGAGGGCGCCCGTACCGGCGCGGTGTGGAACGAGGCCACGCCCCCACGGTGCCCCGACGCCATCGTGCGGGCCGCCACCGAAGCGGATGTGGTGCACGCCGTTGCCTGGGCCCGTGCCCAGGGCCTGCGGGTCTCGATGCGCTCCGGCGGGCACAACTGGTCCGGCTCGCCCCTTCGCGACGGGGGCCTGCTGCTCGACCTCTCCGGGCTCCGGCAGTGCGGCATCACGCCCGCGCACGGCACCGGCCCGGCCACCGCCACGGTGGGACCCGGCGCCACCGGCCAGGATCTGGTCGCCGCCCTCACCCCGCATGACCTGGCCTTCCCCGTCGGACACTGTCCCACGGTGGCGGTCGGCGGATTCCTGCTCAGCGGCGGCCTCGGCTGGAACTCCCGTGCCTGGGGGGCGTCCTGCGCCGACGTACGGGAGATCCGGGCCGTCACCGCCGACGGGCGGACGGTCACCTGTAGCGACACCGAGTACCCCGACCTCTTCTGGGCCGCCCGGGGCGCCGGGCCGGGCTTCTGCGCGGCCGTCACCGGCTTCCGCCTCGCCCTGCACCCCCACCCCGCCGCGATCATGACGGCCGGCCTCACCTTCCCGCTGGCCGAGGTCACCCGGGTCACGGACTGGGCGGAGCCACTCGCCCGCCGCCTCCCGCCGTACGTGGAAACCGCCTTCGTCCTCGCGTCCTCCGGGCCGGCGACGGCCGATGCTCCCCGGGGGCCCCGGATCACGGTCGCCGCCACCGCGTTCGCCGCGACCGAGCACGAGGCCCGGCAGGCGCTGGAGCCGTTCGCCGACTGCCCCTTCGGCGCATGCGCCGTCACCCGGACGCCTCCCACCCCGGTCTCCTTCGCCGCCCTGCACGAGGGCGCGGCGGCGGTCTGGCCGCCCGCCCACCGGTATGCGGCGGACACCCTGTGGTCGCCGGAGAGCTACACCACCCAGCTGACCCGGATCGCCGACGCGGTCGCCCACGCCCCCTCCGGGAAGTCCCTGGTGCTCTCGCCCGTACAGCCCGTCTCCCAGGAACCCGCGCTGCTGCGGAACATGGCCTTCGCCCCGCTCGGCGCGTCCTATCTCGTCTGCTACGCGATCTGGGACGACCCGGCCGGGGACCGCGACAACGCGCGCTGGCTGCGGGACGCCATGGCCGCCGCGGACCCGCAGGGCGATGGCTGCCACTACATCGCCGAGACGGACCTGAAGGCCGACCCCGCACGGGCCCGGCGCTCCTACGCCCCGGCCACCTGGGACCGCCTGCAGGAGATCAAGGCACAGTGGGACCTGGAAAACCTCTTCCACTCCTACCTCGCTCCCTGA
- a CDS encoding histone deacetylase, producing MIRARRLDALDDSPEAVRRRSPVHHLWYAAYGSNMHLDRLTAYLAGGRPPGGLRSYPGCRDPRVPARTAPIMLSGLLYFATESQVWTGGSAFYDPGAAPARRPDGRPGSAELPSCAYLLTLSQFSDIAAQEMYREPGEDLDLTEAVTRGRSRTGPGRYETLVCPGLLDGYPVLTFTAPWSSQDIAMNPPSAAYLRHIAAGIVASHGWSARRAADYLAGCPGADGHWTATEIAALLTDPA from the coding sequence GTGATCAGGGCCCGCCGCCTCGACGCGCTGGACGACTCCCCCGAAGCCGTGCGGCGCCGCAGCCCCGTCCACCACCTGTGGTACGCCGCCTACGGCTCCAACATGCATCTCGACCGGCTCACCGCCTACCTGGCCGGAGGCCGGCCGCCCGGCGGGCTGCGCAGCTACCCGGGCTGCCGCGACCCCCGCGTCCCCGCGCGTACGGCCCCGATCATGCTGTCGGGGCTGCTCTACTTCGCCACCGAATCCCAGGTGTGGACCGGCGGCAGCGCCTTCTACGACCCCGGCGCCGCACCGGCCCGCCGCCCTGACGGCCGACCGGGAAGCGCCGAACTCCCCTCCTGCGCCTACCTTCTGACGCTCTCCCAGTTTTCCGACATCGCCGCCCAGGAGATGTACCGGGAGCCCGGCGAGGATCTCGATCTCACGGAGGCCGTCACCCGGGGCCGGTCCCGCACCGGCCCCGGGCGGTACGAGACGCTGGTGTGCCCGGGGCTGCTGGACGGCTACCCGGTGCTGACCTTCACCGCCCCGTGGAGCAGCCAGGACATCGCCATGAACCCACCGTCGGCGGCGTATCTGCGGCATATCGCGGCCGGTATCGTCGCCTCCCACGGCTGGAGCGCCCGCCGGGCCGCCGACTACCTGGCCGGCTGCCCGGGAGCCGACGGCCATTGGACGGCGACGGAGATCGCGGCACTGCTCACCGACCCGGCCTGA
- a CDS encoding winged helix-turn-helix domain-containing protein yields MLRIHFEERDIARVQIAAEPDPLWETVLALHHVAPTGRGVPVYGAWRARARRELDARGLTRAARLISALAPADARYFPDFLTPDAARDGLAAGLAALRDTSPVRLTAECARAALPDRLPRWSAALAAGSREPLDELARAFQEVHRAVIAPDWTEAAVTVDSDRGARARAFCRGGVDGMLNSLRPALRWEPPWLYVDYPQDRELRLGGRGLRLIPSHFCWRRPIALADPALPPVLVYPVEHSTAWAPATTRSCHPQALSTLLGRTRARILAALDAPATTGELARRLRVSAPSASEHVSALREANLARSRRDGGSVVHALTPLGTALLHGELAPVRLPH; encoded by the coding sequence ATGTTGCGTATTCACTTCGAAGAACGGGATATCGCGCGGGTGCAGATAGCCGCCGAACCCGATCCGCTGTGGGAAACGGTGCTCGCCCTGCACCATGTCGCACCAACGGGCCGGGGGGTACCGGTCTACGGCGCCTGGCGCGCTCGGGCCCGCCGCGAACTCGACGCCCGGGGGCTGACCCGCGCCGCCCGGCTGATCAGCGCACTGGCCCCGGCCGACGCCCGCTACTTCCCGGACTTCCTCACCCCGGACGCGGCCCGCGACGGGCTGGCCGCGGGGCTGGCGGCGCTGCGGGACACCTCCCCGGTCCGGCTGACCGCGGAGTGCGCGCGGGCCGCGCTGCCGGACCGGCTCCCGCGCTGGAGCGCCGCACTGGCCGCCGGGAGCCGGGAGCCGCTCGATGAGCTGGCCCGCGCGTTCCAGGAGGTGCACCGCGCGGTGATAGCTCCCGACTGGACGGAGGCGGCGGTCACCGTCGACTCCGACCGCGGTGCCCGCGCCCGCGCCTTCTGCCGGGGCGGCGTCGACGGCATGCTCAACAGCCTCCGCCCCGCACTCCGTTGGGAGCCACCGTGGCTGTATGTCGACTATCCCCAGGACCGCGAACTGCGGCTGGGCGGGCGCGGGCTGCGGCTGATCCCGTCCCACTTCTGCTGGCGAAGACCCATCGCCCTCGCCGACCCCGCCCTGCCGCCGGTCCTGGTCTACCCCGTGGAACACTCCACGGCCTGGGCCCCGGCCACCACCCGCAGCTGCCATCCGCAGGCGCTGTCCACCCTCCTCGGCCGCACCCGGGCCCGTATCCTCGCCGCCCTCGACGCACCGGCCACCACGGGCGAACTGGCCCGCCGCTTACGGGTCTCCGCCCCCTCGGCCAGCGAGCACGTGAGCGCCCTGCGGGAGGCCAATCTGGCCCGCAGCCGCCGCGACGGCGGTTCGGTCGTCCACGCCCTCACCCCGCTCGGCACGGCGCTGCTGCACGGCGAGCTGGCTCCGGTGCGGCTGCCGCATTGA
- a CDS encoding putative quinol monooxygenase produces the protein MIFIVVKFPVKPEHAEEWPQHVAAFTEATRAEPGNLWFEWSRSLEDPNTFVLVEAFKDDAAEAHVNSDHFRAGIETMRPLLRRTPDIVSTTIEGADGWSAMGEITID, from the coding sequence ATGATCTTTATCGTTGTCAAGTTTCCCGTGAAGCCCGAGCACGCCGAAGAGTGGCCGCAGCATGTCGCCGCCTTCACCGAGGCCACCCGCGCCGAACCCGGCAACCTGTGGTTCGAATGGTCCCGCAGCCTGGAGGACCCGAACACCTTTGTTCTGGTCGAGGCATTCAAGGACGATGCCGCCGAAGCGCATGTGAATTCCGACCACTTCCGTGCCGGGATCGAGACGATGCGTCCGCTGCTGCGCCGCACCCCCGACATTGTGAGCACCACCATCGAGGGTGCGGACGGCTGGAGCGCCATGGGTGAGATCACCATCGACTGA
- a CDS encoding dihydrofolate reductase family protein, translating into MRKIIVSISVSLDGFFEGPDHDIEWHLVDDELHQHFNDYLSTMGAFLSGRVTHELMADFWPTADADPSITGPMAEFAGIWREMPKIVFSRTLKDAGGYHTILMREVVPEEIMELKEQPGGDLVLGGPDLAASFRKYDLIDEYRIYVHPILLGRGTPLFRDTDARTGLELVGTRTFGNGVVLLHYRRARTAAGE; encoded by the coding sequence ATGCGAAAAATCATTGTGTCGATCTCGGTGTCCCTTGATGGCTTCTTCGAGGGCCCCGACCACGACATCGAGTGGCACCTGGTGGACGACGAGCTGCACCAGCACTTCAACGACTACCTCAGCACGATGGGCGCCTTCCTGAGCGGACGGGTCACCCATGAGCTGATGGCCGATTTCTGGCCGACCGCCGACGCCGATCCCTCAATTACCGGGCCCATGGCGGAATTTGCCGGGATCTGGCGGGAGATGCCCAAGATCGTGTTCTCCCGGACCCTGAAGGACGCCGGCGGGTACCACACCATCCTCATGCGCGAGGTCGTCCCGGAAGAGATCATGGAGCTCAAGGAGCAGCCGGGCGGTGATCTGGTGCTCGGTGGCCCCGACCTCGCCGCGTCCTTCCGGAAGTACGACCTGATCGACGAGTACCGCATCTACGTCCACCCCATCCTCCTCGGGCGGGGCACACCCCTGTTCCGGGACACGGACGCCAGGACCGGCCTCGAACTCGTCGGGACCCGCACGTTCGGCAACGGCGTCGTCCTGCTCCACTACCGGCGCGCCCGGACGGCCGCCGGGGAGTGA